The sequence TGGTTCTGCCATGTTATGTCCATTGATGAAAACTACGATGAGGGAAACGAAGGGCAAGAGACCGGACAAGACGACCTAGAGGCAATTAGACAGAGGAAACTCCAGGAGCTCCAAAGACAGGCAGAGGAGGAAAGAAGAAGGCAGGAACTAGCTGCACAGAGAAGAGCTGCCCTCAGGGCGATACTGACGCCAGAAGCTCGTGAAAGACTTGATAACCTAAGGGTTGTTAAGCCCGAGCTCGTTGATGCCCTTGAGCAACAATTAATAGCCCTAGCCCAGTCAGGGAGGGTCAAGGTGCCCATCACCGATGAAGACCTCAAGAAGATACTGGAAACAATTTATAAACAGACCCATAGGGAGTTCAGGATAAGGTATAGGTGAGGGTCATGGCTAGGAATAAACCACTGGGCAGGAAACTAAGGCTTGCGGCAGCTGGTAAGTCAAATAGGGCACCGCCGATTTGGGTAACCGCAAAGACCGATAGGAG is a genomic window of Vulcanisaeta souniana JCM 11219 containing:
- a CDS encoding DNA-binding protein, encoding MSIDENYDEGNEGQETGQDDLEAIRQRKLQELQRQAEEERRRQELAAQRRAALRAILTPEARERLDNLRVVKPELVDALEQQLIALAQSGRVKVPITDEDLKKILETIYKQTHREFRIRYR
- a CDS encoding 50S ribosomal protein L39e, producing MARNKPLGRKLRLAAAGKSNRAPPIWVTAKTDRRVLTNPARRLWRRTKLKV